A genomic window from Purpureocillium takamizusanense chromosome 2, complete sequence includes:
- a CDS encoding uncharacterized protein (EggNog:ENOG503PH7I), with the protein MAATYHDQNTAVLGRKLLESQKYVGGDMFMMAFVQPAAVPNRFAYPDDHHVKGLNAETLAKIQLPGPPWLSAPEYAPFLRDAEPLSPYIFFSPNISLYNQQINASEWANQWFFMTGRVHSYHGPLS; encoded by the coding sequence ATGGCTGCCACTTACCATGATCAGAACACGGCCGTCCTCGGACGGAAACTCTTGGAAAGCCAGAAGTATGTCGGAGGAGACATGTTCATGATGGCCTTTGTTCAGCCTGCCGCTGTCCCAAACAGATTCGCCTACCCAGACGACCATCACGTGAAGGGACTCAACGCCGAAACCCTCGCCAAGATCCAACTTCCGGGCCCCCCGTGGCTGTCCGCGCCAGAGTACGCCCCTTTCCTACGAGACGCTGAACCCCTCTCGCCGTACATCTTCTTCAGCCCCAACATCTCCTTGTACAATCAGCAGATAAACGCGTCCGAGTGGGCAAACCAGTGGTTTTTCATGACCGGCCGTGTTCACTCGTACCACGGGCCTTTGTCGTGA
- a CDS encoding uncharacterized protein (EggNog:ENOG503P9IP~COG:L) has product MPPKHLALFVPWESFLHEESGDINDIWTRAQSALSPRIWRLVANVQLLRRSAEDAKRDAKQWAASCADDYATAAHFDEGDGAETTGEAYEAGKVGDATRLMDVIRTALGPSQVTAGSTELRRMLQQLGRFQHSALGSSTELEAAAMRATSVRRINLPGEAFTGAPLPAQDQVRGIKSQQMSASKERERMIQGIQGRLSVAGADHSAALRAVMSGFGEDSIEVAATEAPERHEARGAGMEVQIGLSRSFLAAGREWAKQSTLNKRQSIALLVICRQLDRVGGSDRADGGQLCQFIGGEGGTGKSRVIEALVGLFAARGMSNRILITATSGAAAARISGITIHSACGFSNDAMGGASAVKDVDRVQLPKQAKRFVHSQSRID; this is encoded by the exons atGCCACCGAAG CATCTCGCGCTGTTCGTGCCGTGGGAGTCTTTCCTTCATGAAGAAAGCGGCGACATCAACGACATCTGGACGCGGGCGCAGAGCGCCCTCTCCCCGCGTATATGGCGCCTCGTTGCAAACGTGCAGCTGCTTCGGCGATCTGCCGAGGACGCTAAACGCGACGCCAAACAATGGGCAGCATCATGCGCAGACGATTAtgcaacggcggcgcactttgacgaaggcgacggggccgagaCAACCGGGGAAGCGTACGAGGCCGGCAAAGTTGGAGACGCGACGCGACTCATGGACGTCATACGAACCGCCCTGGGCCCAAGCCAGGTGACCGCCGGTTCGACAGAGCTGAGGAGGATGTTGCAGCAGCTTGGACGATTCCAGCACTCGGCTCTCGGGTCGTCGACAGAGCTTGAAGCAGCTGCAATGCGGGCGACAAGTGTTCGAAGAATAAACTTGCCGGGCGAGGCGTTCACGGGGGCGCCTTTGCCGGCGCAGGACCAAGTCAGAGGCATCAAATCGCAGCAGATGAGCGCATcgaaggagagggagaggatgATTCAAGGCATACAAGGCCGACTCTCtgtcgcgggcgcggaccACAGTGCTGCTCTGCGCGCCGTGATGAGTGGTTTCGGAGAGGACAGCATCGAGGTAGCGGCGACCGAGGCGCCGGAGCGGCATGAGGCCCGGGGCGCGGGAATGGAGGTACAGATCGGCTTGTCGCGTTCATTTCTCGCTGCGGGGAGAGAGTGGGCCAAGCAATCGACGTTGAACAAAAGGCAGTCGATAGCCCTCCTGGTCATCTGCCGGCAACTAGATCGCGTGGGGGGGAGCGACAGGGctgacggcgggcagctgtGCCAGTTCATCGGGGGCGAAGGCGGGACGGGAAAGTCGCGCGTCATCGAAGCGCTCGTGGGCCTATTCGCCGCGAGAGGCATGTCGAACCGCATACTCATCACAGCGACGtccggagccgccgcggcgaggatcAGCGGCATCACCATACACTCTGCGTGCGGATTCTCAAATGACGCGATGGgaggcgccagcgccgtcaaggacgtcGATAGGGTGCAGCTACCGAAACAGGCAAAGCGGTTCGTCCATAGCCAGTCACGGATAGACTAG